One Panicum virgatum strain AP13 chromosome 3N, P.virgatum_v5, whole genome shotgun sequence DNA segment encodes these proteins:
- the LOC120665886 gene encoding ruBisCO large subunit-binding protein subunit alpha, chloroplastic-like — MASANAISAASLLRPLSQGWARRARNGRSQRFVVRADAKDIAFDQKSRAALQAGVEKLANAVGVTLGPRGRNVVLDEYGSPKVVNDGVTIARAIELYDPMENAGAALIREVASKTNDSAGDGTTTASVLAREIIKLGLLSVTSGANPVSLKKGIDKTVQGLIQELENKARPVKGGGDIKAVASISAGNDEFIGSMIAEAIDKVGPDGVLSIESSSSFETTVDVEEGMEIDRGYISPQFVTNLEKSIVEFENAKVLITDQKITSIKEILPILEKTTQLRAPLFIIAEDITGEALATLVVNKLRGILNVAAIKAPSFGERRKAVLQDIAIVTGAEFLAKDLGLLVENATEEQLGTARKVTIHQTTTTLIADAASKDEIHSTTSYNQWNTRSTSELTNSSYILAKATSYLQNKQRTHSPSSTVAQVTPMQNLQCRSPPSELGYGLDDERQGQMEAGWKGLRGIQGRRGGGLVVVAAGF; from the exons aTGGCCTCCGCCAACGccatctccgccgcctccctcctccggcccctCTCTCAG GGCTGGGCGAGGAGGGCCAGGAACGGCCGGTCGCAGCGGTTCGTTGTCCGTGCCGACGCCAAGGACATCGCCTTCGACCAGAAGTCCAGAGCGGCGCTCCAGGCCGGCGTCGAGAAGCTCGCTAATGCCGTCGGTGTCACCCTCGGGCCCCGAG GAAGGAATGTAGTTCTGGATGAGTATGGCAGCCCCAAAGTTGTAAATGATGGAGTAACTATTGCCCGGGCTATTGAGCTGTATGATCCAATGGAAAATGCTGGTGCAGCACTAATCCGTGAG GTTGCTAGCAAGACCAATGATTCTGCTGGTGATGGAACTACAACTGCTTCTGTCCTTGCTCGTGAAATTATCAAGCTAGGCCTTCTGAGTGTAACGTCTGGTGCAAACCCTGTGTCACTTAAGAAGGGAATTGACAAAACTGTGCAGGGTCTAATTCAGGAGCTTGAGAATAAGGCCAGACCAGTCAAGGGTGGTGGTGATATCAAAG CTGTTGCGTCTATCTCTGCTGGCAATGATGAATTCATCGGATCCATGATTGCCGAAGCAATTGACAAAGTGGGCCCTGATGGTGTCCTTTCAATTgaatcttcatcatcttttgAGACTACTGTTGATGTTGAAGAAGGAATGGAG ATTGACCGTGGATATATTTCTCCGCAATTTGTTACCAATCTCGAGAAATCTATTGTGGAGTTTGAGAATGCTAAGGTTCTTATTACTGATCAGAAGATCACAAGCATAAAGGAAATCCTTCCAATTTTGGAGAAGACCACACAGCTGAGAGCCCCACTGTTCATTATCGCTGAGGACATTACTGGTGAAGCTTTGGCAACTCTTGTTGTTAACAAGCTTCGAGGAATCCTTAACGTTGCTGCAATTAAGGCCCCAAGCTTTGGTGAGCGGCGGAAGGCTGTCCTTCAGGACATTGCCATTGTCACAG GTGCAGAGTTCCTAGCAAAAGATCTTGGTTTGTTGGTTGAAAATGCTACAGAGGAACAACTTGGGACAGCAAGGAAAGTCACGATACATCAGACCACAACCACCCTGATAGCAGATGCAGCCAGTAAAGATGAGATCCATTCTACCACATCTTATAATCAATGGAACACCAGATCAACCAGTGAATTAACAAATTCATCATACATTTTAGCCAAAGCTACTTCATATCTACAGAACAAACAACGAACACACTCACCCTCGAGCACAGTCGCACAGGTGACCCCGATGCAGAATCTTCAATGTCGTTCACCGCCGTCGGAGCTTGGGTATGGGCTGGACGACGAGAGGCAGGGGCAAATGGAGGCTGGATGGAAGGGGTTGAGAGGGATACagggccggcgaggtggcgggcTCGTCGTGGTTGCGGCCGGGTTCTAG